From one Pedobacter faecalis genomic stretch:
- a CDS encoding error-prone DNA polymerase, giving the protein MEYSELQVTSNFSFLRGASHAHELAARAAELGYKKIAVTDRNTLAGIVRAHVACKEKGIGFIPACRLDLLDGPSLLAYPTDKAAYGRLSALLTLGNMRAEKGECHLSRADVFAHSEGMLYILVMPSVLNRRFEYEESFIAAVRDYAWKLQGRLYLSVSRMYTGYDEKLIFRTQQLAERFHLPIVATGDVYYHDPSRRELQDVLTCVREKCTIQDAGFRLHANAERYMKPVAEVHRLFRKYPEALRSVSEIVSACTFSLDELRYVYPSEINASGRTPLEELEYLTWKGAHAFYGEEVPEKVVNMIAHEMEFVRKMDYANYFLFVEDIVSEARNRGILCQGRGSAANSAICFCLGITSVNPMKFDLLFERFISSARNEPPDIDVDFEHERREEIIQYIYDKYGRDRAAIVATVTQLHQKGAIRDVGKAMGLSLDTVNKLSSSLWEFTDEWFEGKRVTESGLNPNDPHLKKTLELTAQMMGFPRQLGQHTGGFVVTNGKLTDLCPILNARMADRTNIEWNKDDIEALGFLKVDVLALGMLTCIRKAFDLVKLKYGRELTLANIPQDDDAVYGMIQLADTLGVFQIESRAQMQMLPRLKPACFYDLVIEVAIVRPGPIQGDMVHPYLRRRNGEEPVTYPSKELEEILGRTMGVPLFQEQAMKIAIVAAGFTPAEADGLRRSMATFKFKGMVNQWEEKLISGMVAKGYTVEFAKRIFKQLEGFGSYGFPESHAASFALLVYVSCWVKHYYPDAFAGALLNSMPMGFYQPAQIVIDARKHGVEVREVDVNYSFWDNVLEEQSGKYFALRLGFRQIKGIREEDVEALVGGRGSRYATVTALRDAGVSLTALQVLADADAFRSLGLDRRKALWEVTALADMPVEIFKGQVSESQLEAQVELPLMTKGEHVVQDYASVGLSLKAHPVSFVRPQLEMLNIRSCHAINNDASAGQLVKVAGLVLVRQRPGTAGGVCFITIEDETGYANLVVFEKLFETYRKEILHARLLMVEGRLQREGRVVHVIVSKCVDLTKMLGKLVQREVDDLPVLTLSRADEKEVPYPSQNKRSQVREEVTKEAFHGGRNFR; this is encoded by the coding sequence GTACAGTGAATTGCAGGTTACCTCTAATTTTAGTTTTTTGCGCGGGGCTTCCCATGCCCATGAGCTGGCGGCGCGTGCGGCAGAACTGGGCTACAAAAAGATCGCGGTAACCGACCGGAATACGCTGGCGGGCATCGTGCGGGCGCATGTGGCCTGTAAGGAGAAAGGGATCGGCTTTATCCCGGCTTGCAGACTGGACTTGCTGGATGGGCCGAGTTTACTGGCTTATCCTACCGATAAAGCTGCTTATGGCCGGCTTTCCGCCTTGCTGACCCTGGGCAATATGCGGGCAGAGAAAGGGGAATGCCATTTGTCGAGAGCCGATGTTTTTGCCCATTCCGAGGGGATGCTGTATATCTTGGTGATGCCCTCGGTGTTGAACAGGCGTTTTGAATATGAGGAATCTTTTATTGCTGCGGTGCGGGACTACGCCTGGAAATTGCAAGGCCGGCTCTATCTCTCCGTTTCCCGGATGTATACCGGTTATGATGAAAAGCTGATCTTTCGCACGCAGCAGCTGGCCGAACGTTTTCACCTGCCTATTGTGGCTACGGGTGATGTGTATTATCATGATCCCTCGCGGCGGGAATTGCAGGATGTGCTGACCTGCGTGAGGGAGAAATGCACGATCCAGGATGCCGGGTTCCGCCTGCATGCCAATGCGGAGCGGTATATGAAGCCGGTCGCCGAAGTGCATCGCTTGTTCCGAAAATATCCCGAGGCTTTGCGCTCGGTTTCGGAGATTGTTTCTGCCTGCACTTTTTCGCTGGATGAACTGCGGTATGTGTATCCTTCGGAGATCAATGCGAGCGGTAGGACGCCCCTGGAAGAACTGGAATATCTGACCTGGAAGGGCGCCCATGCCTTTTACGGGGAAGAGGTGCCGGAAAAGGTGGTGAACATGATTGCCCATGAGATGGAATTTGTGCGAAAGATGGATTATGCGAACTACTTTCTGTTTGTGGAGGATATTGTCAGCGAAGCCCGGAACCGTGGGATTTTATGCCAGGGCAGGGGATCGGCAGCCAACTCGGCCATCTGTTTTTGTCTGGGCATTACTTCCGTTAACCCCATGAAGTTTGACCTGCTCTTTGAACGCTTTATTTCATCGGCCAGGAATGAACCCCCGGATATTGATGTGGACTTTGAGCATGAACGCCGGGAGGAGATCATTCAGTACATCTATGATAAGTATGGTCGCGACCGCGCAGCGATTGTAGCCACCGTGACCCAACTGCACCAGAAAGGCGCGATCCGGGATGTAGGCAAGGCCATGGGTTTATCGCTGGATACGGTGAACAAGCTATCCTCTTCCCTATGGGAGTTTACCGACGAATGGTTTGAAGGCAAGCGGGTGACCGAATCGGGGCTGAACCCGAATGATCCGCACCTGAAAAAGACGCTCGAGCTGACCGCCCAGATGATGGGCTTCCCGAGGCAGTTAGGTCAGCACACCGGCGGCTTTGTGGTCACCAACGGCAAGCTGACGGACCTCTGCCCGATCCTGAATGCGCGGATGGCCGACCGGACGAATATTGAATGGAACAAGGATGATATTGAAGCCCTGGGCTTCCTGAAAGTGGATGTGCTGGCTTTGGGGATGCTGACCTGTATCCGCAAGGCTTTTGACCTGGTGAAGCTGAAGTACGGTCGCGAGCTAACCCTCGCAAACATCCCCCAGGACGACGATGCGGTATATGGCATGATCCAGCTGGCCGATACGCTGGGGGTGTTCCAGATTGAGAGTCGCGCCCAGATGCAGATGTTGCCCCGCCTGAAACCTGCCTGTTTTTATGATCTGGTGATCGAGGTGGCGATTGTGCGTCCCGGTCCGATCCAGGGTGATATGGTGCATCCCTACCTGCGCAGGCGCAATGGCGAGGAGCCGGTGACTTATCCTTCTAAAGAACTGGAAGAGATCCTGGGCAGGACTATGGGTGTGCCGCTGTTCCAGGAACAGGCGATGAAGATCGCGATTGTAGCGGCGGGTTTTACCCCTGCTGAGGCAGATGGGCTGAGGCGCTCCATGGCCACCTTTAAGTTTAAGGGGATGGTGAACCAGTGGGAGGAGAAGCTGATCAGCGGCATGGTGGCCAAAGGCTATACCGTAGAATTTGCCAAGCGGATCTTTAAGCAGCTGGAGGGATTCGGGAGTTATGGCTTCCCGGAAAGTCACGCCGCGAGCTTTGCCCTGCTGGTGTATGTTTCCTGCTGGGTGAAGCATTATTATCCGGATGCCTTTGCCGGGGCTTTACTGAACAGTATGCCCATGGGTTTTTATCAGCCTGCGCAGATTGTGATCGATGCGCGCAAGCATGGGGTAGAGGTGAGGGAGGTGGATGTGAATTATTCTTTCTGGGATAATGTGCTGGAGGAGCAGTCGGGGAAGTATTTCGCGCTGCGACTGGGTTTCCGGCAGATCAAGGGGATCCGGGAAGAAGACGTGGAAGCTTTGGTCGGAGGCCGTGGTTCGCGTTATGCGACCGTAACAGCCCTGCGGGATGCGGGTGTTTCCCTGACGGCTTTGCAGGTGCTGGCAGATGCCGATGCTTTTCGGTCTTTAGGATTAGATAGGCGTAAGGCCCTCTGGGAGGTGACGGCCCTGGCGGATATGCCGGTGGAGATTTTTAAAGGGCAGGTTTCGGAAAGTCAGCTGGAAGCCCAGGTCGAATTGCCCCTGATGACTAAGGGGGAACACGTGGTGCAGGATTACGCGAGTGTGGGCTTGTCGCTAAAGGCCCACCCGGTGAGCTTTGTGCGTCCGCAACTGGAGATGCTGAACATCCGTTCCTGCCATGCGATCAATAACGATGCAAGCGCCGGTCAGCTCGTCAAGGTGGCTGGCTTGGTATTGGTGCGCCAGCGGCCGGGAACTGCCGGGGGGGTGTGTTTTATTACCATTGAAGATGAAACGGGCTATGCCAACCTGGTGGTGTTCGAGAAGTTGTTTGAGACGTACCGAAAGGAGATCTTGCATGCGCGGCTGCTGATGGTGGAAGGGCGTTTGCAGCGGGAAGGCCGCGTGGTGCATGTGATTGTGAGCAAGTGTGTGGATCTGACGAAGATGCTCGGCAAGCTGGTGCAACGGGAGGTGGATGATCTGCCTGTGCTGACTTTATCCAGAGCAGATGAGAAGGAGGTGCCTTATCCGAGTCAGAATAAGCGGTCGCAGGTGAGGGAAGAGGTTACGAAGGAGGCGTTTCATGGGGGGAGGAATTTTAGGTGA